The DNA sequence TGCGACGGCAATCGGCTTGAAACCCGAAACCTGTTTTCAACATCTGCTTTTTCATCTAGGATCAGGATCCTATTTGGAGATTTTATGTCCCGTTGATCCCGGGGAGCCAAACGGCTCCCCTTCGCACACATCCTGACTGTTACCGCGCAACTTCGTTTCGCGGTCCAGGGTTTTGTGCGCCCGCAATTCAAATCAACGTAATACGGACCGACAGGCTGGCCTGATCAATCGCCAGATGCGCGGTCTGTGGATGAAAGCAAAATCACAATGATCAGAGAATTCGAATCCCGGGACACCGACGCGGTTGTGGCCATCTGGCGCAAGGCAAGTGAACTGGCTCACCCGTTTTTGACAGGGGAGTTTCTCGACACGGAGGCGGATGCGTTGCGCAACGTCTATCTGGCGCACGCCAAAACCCAGGTGCTTGAAATGGATGGCCGGGTGGTCGGCTTCATTGCCATGGCCGGCAATGAAGTGGCGGGACTGTTCCTCGATCCGGCCTATCACCGGCGCGGCCTCGGCAAAGCCCTTGTCGACAAGATTGCATCGGAAGAGGGCACACTGACTGTCGACGTATTCAAGCACAACGCGATTGGCAGGCGGTTCTACGACGGATACGGTTTTCAACCGGTCGGAGAATATGTTCACGAAGCTTCTGGCCAGGTCACGCTTCGGATGAAGCTGGAAGGGTAATTCCATCAAGCGAAAGGGCGCTCGTGACGGGCGCCCTTTCTGCATTGCGGGCTGCAGCTTGATCAGTGTTTTAACTTGTGATACCCATTTACGGGACATTCTCTCATAAGCGGGATTATTCGCAATGGCGTTGAACGATAGGCTGGCAGAGCGAATCAAACAGGTGCGGATAGCGCGAAGCTGGTCCCTGCAGGATCTGGCTGACAAAAGCGCGGTCAGCCGCTCGACATTATCACGCATCGAAAACGCGGAAGTCAGCCCCACGGCGGAAACACTTGGCAGCCTGTCGTCGGCCTTCCAGATGAGCATCTCGCAATTACTGGCGCCAGTCGAGACCCCTTTTGCTGCCATTGTGCGGAGCAACGAGCAGGCGATGTGGGAAGATCCGGATAACGGATTTGTCCGCAGACTGGTGTCTCCACCCAGCGGAGGGCTGTCTGCAGAAGTCGTGCGTTGCGATCTGGCGCCGGACCAGAAGATTTCCTATGAAACGCCGTCGGTCAACGGACATGAACACCACCTGGTGATGCTGTCCGGTGTGTTGGCTGTAACGCTGGGCGACGAGACCCATGTGCTCGAGGCCGGCGATTGTCTGCGCTATCAGCTCCATGGTGCGTCGCGCTTTCAAACCGGAGATCAGCCGGCCTCCTATCTGATCGTTCTGGTGTGAGATCCGCCATGACCGGAATTGCCATTCATTCACTTACCCCTGACGAATTGGACGCCGAGGCTGAGGCGCTCGCCCGGATCATGGCCGACACTGTCGAGACCGGGGCGGCCATCGGCTACATGCAGCCGTTCACCGAAGCTGACGGGCTCGCATTTTTCACGGACCAGGTGTTTCCCGAAATTCGTGCCGGGCGGCGCAAATTACTGATCGCCATGCTGGATGGCGAGACGGCGGGATCGGTACAGCTGATCATCGCGCTGCCGCCGAACCAGCCGCACCGCTGCGAGGTTGCCAAGATGATGGTGTCGCCCGCGGCACGGCGCAAGGGCATCGGCGCAGCACTGATGCGGGCGCTCGACGCCCAAGCCCGCGCGGCGGGAAAGACCCTGATCACGCTCGACACCAGGACCGGCGACGCCGCCGAACCGCTGTACCGGGCAGCGGGATTTGTCTCAGCCGGTGTCATTCCCGGATTTGCGCTTGATCCGGACGGTACTGCGCTGCACGCGACGACCTACATGTACAAGGCGTTGTGAGGCACGGTGTCAGCGCCGACGGAGGTTGGCAGACAATTCGAAAGATCGGGCATTGTGTTGGCTTCAGGGCGGGTAGGAATAATGCAGCAATCACTTAGACAAGTAACCTGGTAGTCACTGAAAGGTGAATGAAGAACGGCTGATTGAGGACGACATTGCGGAATCTTTTCCGTATCCAGAGGGTGGAGTAGCGAATTAAGACCGCAACATGGTCCCGTTTGCTGCAATGGCCGAGAAGACAACAAGCACAATCTTGCTCCGTGTTGGTAGTTGAGCTTAACGGGTTGATAACTCGCCATGTCCCCCCGCTGCACTGCAGCGTCTTGCAAGGGAAAGGAACCATCATGCCTCTGAGTTCCAAACAGAGCCGGCTTTGCGCCGAAAACACCATCGATTTTTCAGGCCTCTCGGCCTTGTTCATCAATACGTCGCTCAAGCGAAAGTCCGGCGACAGCCACACCCGGCTTCTGCTCGGCGTCTCAGGCGACATGATGGAGCGCGCCGGGGTGGCGGTCGAGCACATCCACATGCTCGACCATACAATTCCTCCGGGTGTGCAACCAGACTTGACGGAACAGGGTTGGGACCGTGACGACTGGCCCATGCTTTGGGACAAGGTGAAAGCAGCAGACATTCTGGTCGTCGGGACGCCGCTTTGGCTTGGCGAGGAGAGTTCTGTCTGCCGCGTGCTGATCGAGCGGCTCTACGGCATGTCAGGCCTGCTCAATGACAAGGGGCAGTCGATCTATTATGGCAAGGTCGCAGGCAGCGTCATCACCGGCAACGAGGACGGAATCAAGCATGCTGCGATGACCATCAGCTACGCGCTGTCGCACCTTGGCTATACCATCCCGCCTCAGGCTGACTGCGGCTGGATCGGGGAGGCCGGTCCGGGCCCATCCTACGGCGACGAAAAAGACGATGGAGGCCGCGTCGGCTTCGACAATGACTTCACCCAGCGCAACACGACGATCATGACGTGGAACCTGATGCATCTGGCGCGGTTGTTAAAGGCAGCCGGCGGCTACGACAATCATGGAAACGATCGCAATGCCTGGAAGGCAGGGTGCCATTTCGGCTTCGAAAACCCGGAATATCGATCCTAGGACCACAGCTCCTGTCGCCACCCTGAAACGCACATAATCGAGCAGGGCTGCCCTGCTTGGAAAAGGATTTAAGACATGAACAATATTACTTCAGGCCTTCTGGCCGGATTTGTCGCTACCGTGGTGCTGTCGGTGCTGATGGCGGGGAAGTCGATGATGGGCGTGATGCCTGAACTCGACGTCATCGCCATGTTGAGTGGCATGATGGGCGCGTCGCTCGCCGTGGGCTGGATCGCGCATTTCGTGATCGGGACAGTGGTTTGGGGCGCGGGCTTCTCGATCCTCTACGATATGATCCCCGGTGGCAGCGCGATACAGAAAGGCATCGTATTCGGTATCGCCGACTGGCTGCTGATGATGATCCTGATCATGCCGATGGCAGGTGCGGGCTTTTTCGGCATGTCGCTCGGAATCATGGCCCCGGTGATGACGCTGGTGTTGCATATCATTTTCGGTGCGGTGCTCGGTGGAGTCTACGCCGCGCGCACTCGCACAGCTTCGGTCTGAGCATTATCTCAGCTGCCCGGTGACACGCTGACCGTTCGGTTCGATCTGTTAGACCGATGAATTCAGGTCAGAGTGTCCCCCTTGCTTTGTGAAAGGTATAGCCGCCATTGGCAGGTGGCGCGGCGAAAGGTTGCAGGGTCCGTTGCGCATCCAATTGGATGCACGGCGCTGTAGGCCCGTAATTCCGGACGCAGCACCTGTTGTGCTGCTCAACCGGGCGTGGCGTCACGGTGTTCGTCGAGCAGCTTGCGGATGGCTGCAAGACCAGGCAGAGACTCGGCCATGATCTTGCGATCGCCCTCGCCCAGTATCCGCTGAAACGCCAGCGTTGCGGCGCTGACCGCCTCGATCTGAAACGCGCGGCCTGGCTGGGTGAGAAAAACCTGCTTGGAGCGCGCGTCCGTTGCAGACGGCCGGGTCTCGATGAAGCCGCGCTTTTCCAGCACGGCCAACGAGTGGCTCATGGTTGCCTTGGTAACCTGCATGGCAGCGGCAATGCTGAGCGGCGTCTTGCCGTCGCCCATCCGGACCAGATGGTTAAGAATGAAGAAATGCGACGGGTGCACCCCATCAGGCAGAACCCTGGCAAGCAAGGCCCCCGATAGCTGGGCGATGATGCCAATCTCGTTGAAATAGGCGAAGACCTTTCCCGCATCGGCATTGGCGCCCAAGGAGCGTTCGGAGGGGCGATCAGCATCCATTCGCGTTCATACCTTTTTCATACGGGCCTTTTTCAAACGGGCCTCAGCTTGGCCTCGAGCGGCCAGCGCGGACTGACCGCGAGTTCCGGACCATAACCGAGCCTTGCCAGCATTTGAACCGTACCATTATCGGGCGCAAGCCGGGCATGGACATTTTCGTAGATCCCGGCCATTTCAGGATATTCCTGCAGCGCCTGTGACAATGGCTGAAAGCTCACCCCCTGAGCCGTCGCCACCAGATTGACGCGAAGCCAGTCGCGTCCTGCGGCGATCTGATCGGCGCGGCTGTTACCCGGCGTGACCATCCAGACATGGGCCATCGCGGTGCGGGTGTTCTCAAGCACCGCCGAAATGCCCTGCTGATAGGCCGAGGAAGAGCGATCCAGCGCAATCTCCCGGTCAAACTGGCCAATGAGCGCCAAAGTCTCAAACATTGGACCGGAGAAATCGATACCATCGGGATTGGCATTGATTTCCGCCTTGCCGATGCGGAACAGATCGACGCTCTCCTTGTAGGTTCGGGGCGTGTCGATCTCAAGTCGCATGGCCTCCTCTGTAAGCGCACGCCAGGCTTCGACCTCTGCCGGCGCGTTGGTGCCGCCGAGCCTGCCGCCATGGCGGGCCGAGGCAAGCACCGCCTGAAGCGCGGTGTCAGGCACGGCGCGATCCAGATCAAATGGCTCCTTGTTTGAGCGACGGGCCATGACATGGGCAAACAGCGGGTCGGACCTGACAGCCGGATCATCGATGAACCGGGCTATCGCCACAGGCGCTGCGGTGAGCCCCGCCGGATTAGAGCCTTGCGGGAACAGGTCGAAATCTACGCGGTGGCCGGTTTCGGCGGCAGCCATGGTCATCAGCTCGAGAAAACACCCCAGCCCGATGGTGATCTGGCGGTTAAACGGATCGGTGTGCGGCAATAACCGATCAAGATCGACGCTGAGGATGACGGTGTCATCGTTCTGCAACTCGACCTGCCAGGGCTGGCGGTTGTGCGGATTGGGCGCCAGGATCGCATAGGACAAGGCCCGCATCCGCGGCTCGGCATAGCCGCTTGCTCCGGCCTTCCCCCAGGGGGCCTGAGCCTTGGTCGGGGTGCGGGTCATGGCAAAGCCGGCGCCAGAACCCGCTGCCAGAATGATGCCGCCGCCAAGGATTTTGATAAAACTTCTGCGCTGCATGACAATCTCCTTTAGTTCGATATCCACCTATATATGGTTAGATATCGAACTTTTAAAGCTCAAAAAGCGCTGAGGCAGCTCGGGCTTGCTCCATGACTCCTGACGCCGGTTCGTTGTTGCCCTGCGAGCGAACACAAAAATGCCGGGACGAAGCCCGGCATTCTCCAAAAGCAGTGGTCGAGAGACGGGATCTAGTGCGAAGGCTTGATGAAGGTGCCGTTTTGCAGTTCGGTCACCGCCTGAATCAGCTCGGAGCGCGTGTTCATGACGATGGGGCCGTGCCAGGCCACCGGTTCCTTGATCGGCTTGCCCGACACCAGCAGGAAGCGAATGCCTTCGTCGCCCGCTTGCACGGTAATCTCGTCGCCAGTGTCAAACACCACCAATGTGCGGTCACCCGACATGTCGCGGATCTGGATCTCTTCGCCTTCGACTTCCTTTTCGACCAGCACGCCAAAGGGTTTTGACGCATCGCGAAAGCTGCCCGATCCGGCGAAGATATAGGCGAAAGCCGAGCGGTAGGCGTCAACCTTGAAGGTCTTCCTCTTGCCCGGTGGCACCGAGATATCGACATAGGACGGTTCGGCGGCAATGCCGTCGACCGGGCCGCGCTTGCCCCAGAACTCGCCGCAGATAATGCGCGCGGCAGTGCCGTCGTCATCGATCTCGACCGGAATGTCGGCAGAGGTGACGTCCTGATAGCGTGGTGCAGTCATCTTCATCGAGGACGGCAGGTTGGCCCAGAGCTGGAAGCCGTGCATGCGGCCATTGGCATCGCCCTTGGGCATTTCCTGGTGCATGATGCCGCTGCCTGCGGTCATCCACTGAACGTCGCCGGCGCCGAGTATGCCGGTGTTGCCGAGGCTGTCGCCGTGATCGACGGTACCGGCCAGAACATAGGTAATGGTCTCGATGCCGCGATGCGGATGCCAGGGAAATCCCTTGAGATAGTTTTCCGGGCGCTCGTTGCGGAAATCGTCAAACAGCAGGAACGGATCGGTCAGCGACGGATCGTCGAAGCCGAAAGCGCGCTGCAGCTGCACGCCGGCACCTTCGAGATGCGGCACGGCTGTGGATTGATGGCGGACTGGTCTGATGGACATGGCAGTCTCCTCGATGTCGAACCCGGCAACTCAGGCCGGTGGTGTTGAAGTTATCCCATAGATAGCTGCTTGTGGCGTTCACAAAAAGTGGGCCAGATCGAACGCACTGTTCATTTTTTGAACGTAAGCCGGGATTCAGCTGTCACGGAACCCCAACCCGCCTGGCCGCGTTGGCTCCTTACCAACAAAGGAGAATTCAATGACCAACATGACAGCACTAACCCCCGAAGACGTGTCTGCGCATCAGACGCTGACGCAGAAAGAAAAGATCAACCGGTTGAGCGACATGAAATTCGAGCTGGAACGACAGACTCGCCGCGGCACCGCGGATCTGGATCAGGTGGAGGCGCGCATGGCGTCGATCAATCTGGCGATGGACCGGGTGAAGAAGGGCTGAAGAGCAATTCGGGGATAGTTTAATTATCGTCCCCCGAATTTCACGCCGTCGCGCCGCGCCCCAATGCGGACAGGGGAATGGCCGTCGTTTCCTTGATCTCCTCCATGACGAAGGAGGCGGAGACGTCGGCCAGCTGCACCTTTGCGATCAGCCGTTGATAGAGCCGGTCATAGGCTTTCACGTCGGAGACGCGGGCGCGCAGCACATAATCGAGGTCGCCGGAGGTGCGGTAGACGCCGACAATTTCCGGAAACGCGCCGACGGCGTCGCGGAATGTCTTCAGCCAGTCGGCATCATGGCTGGCGGCGCGGACAAAGATGAACACCGACAACCCGCAGCCGGCAGCTTCGGCGTCGAGGATGGCGACGCGATCCTTGATCAGCCCGCGCTCCTCCATCAGCTTGACCCGGCGCCAGCAGGCGTTGCGTGACAGGTTCACCCGCTCCGACAGCGCGTCGACCGACAGAGTGCCGTCCCGCTGCAGCTGGCTAAGGATTCGAACATCCATATCGTCTATCTGGTGCATACTGGGTCATATATCCCAATTTTCAAAACATTTAAAGGACATTCGGGACACAACTCCCTTTTGAACGGGCTATCCTCACACACTCAAGACACAAATGAGGGAACCCAGCCGATGTCCAGCCAGATTGCCCGCCTGTTCACCACCCACCCGCACTCGGTCGACGAGAGCTATTTCGAGCACCTGCTGTTTGCCGGGACATTCTCGGGCAAACTGTTCATCGCGGGCCTCGCTGCGCTGTGTCATGCGGTGCTGCCGTTTACCTTTGAGAAAACTGCAAGCCGTATGATCAACGAGCTGCATCACCGGATGCACAACCGGAGCAAATAGAACCGCATGTGCAGATGGGCCGCCTACCGAGGAACGCCGATCCCGCTGGAGCAGATTGTCTCCGCACCCGGCCATTCGCTGATCGAGCAATCGCATCACGCCACACAAGCCAAGACGGCGACCAATGGCGACGGCTTCGGCATCGCCTGGTATGGCGAGCACTCCGAGCCGGGGCTTTACCGCGACGTGCTGCCGGCCTGGTCGGACTGCAATCTGAAATCGCTGGCAAGGCAGATCCGCTCGCCGCTGTTTCTGGCGCATGTACGCGCCTCGACCGGAGGTGCGACCAGCCGCGACAATTGCCACCCCTTCGTGCACGGCAAATGGTCGTTCATGCACAATGGCCAGATCGCCGGTTTCGATGCGATCCGGCGGCCAATGGAAGCGGCGCTTTCGGACCGGCTTTATCGGGCACGGCACGGCACCACTGATTCGGAACTGCTGTTCCTTCTGGCAATTGAATTCGGACTTGAGACAGATCCGGCCGCCGCATTCAGCGAAGCCATCCGCTTTGCGCTGGCTCAATCGGCACGTGCCGGGATGCGCGAGTTGGTGCGCTTTACCGCCGCGTTCTCCGACGGCGAGACGCTCTATGCAATCCGCTATGCCACCGACGCCTATGCACCGACACTCTATTCGGCGCCGACCTGCGGCAACCAGGGGCATTGCCTGGTATCAGAGCCGTTCACCGACACCGAGACCAGGTGGCATGAAATCCCGGCTGGCAGCATCGTGACGCTGACAGCAGGCGGGATTTCTTCGGCACGGTTTGCGCCGCTGCAGGTGGAAGCGGTGAAGATTGCTGCGGTGGCGTGACGGGCCTGAGATCCGGCGGTCCGGCCCGGAAGAATTGTTCACTCCGATCCTGAGACGGTTCTGCCCTCAAGCCGGGCAAGGACCT is a window from the Hoeflea sp. IMCC20628 genome containing:
- a CDS encoding class II glutamine amidotransferase, with translation MCRWAAYRGTPIPLEQIVSAPGHSLIEQSHHATQAKTATNGDGFGIAWYGEHSEPGLYRDVLPAWSDCNLKSLARQIRSPLFLAHVRASTGGATSRDNCHPFVHGKWSFMHNGQIAGFDAIRRPMEAALSDRLYRARHGTTDSELLFLLAIEFGLETDPAAAFSEAIRFALAQSARAGMRELVRFTAAFSDGETLYAIRYATDAYAPTLYSAPTCGNQGHCLVSEPFTDTETRWHEIPAGSIVTLTAGGISSARFAPLQVEAVKIAAVA
- a CDS encoding DUF6356 family protein, which gives rise to MSSQIARLFTTHPHSVDESYFEHLLFAGTFSGKLFIAGLAALCHAVLPFTFEKTASRMINELHHRMHNRSK
- a CDS encoding pirin family protein, with the translated sequence MSIRPVRHQSTAVPHLEGAGVQLQRAFGFDDPSLTDPFLLFDDFRNERPENYLKGFPWHPHRGIETITYVLAGTVDHGDSLGNTGILGAGDVQWMTAGSGIMHQEMPKGDANGRMHGFQLWANLPSSMKMTAPRYQDVTSADIPVEIDDDGTAARIICGEFWGKRGPVDGIAAEPSYVDISVPPGKRKTFKVDAYRSAFAYIFAGSGSFRDASKPFGVLVEKEVEGEEIQIRDMSGDRTLVVFDTGDEITVQAGDEGIRFLLVSGKPIKEPVAWHGPIVMNTRSELIQAVTELQNGTFIKPSH
- a CDS encoding MarR family transcriptional regulator; translation: MDADRPSERSLGANADAGKVFAYFNEIGIIAQLSGALLARVLPDGVHPSHFFILNHLVRMGDGKTPLSIAAAMQVTKATMSHSLAVLEKRGFIETRPSATDARSKQVFLTQPGRAFQIEAVSAATLAFQRILGEGDRKIMAESLPGLAAIRKLLDEHRDATPG
- a CDS encoding GNAT family N-acetyltransferase; this encodes MTGIAIHSLTPDELDAEAEALARIMADTVETGAAIGYMQPFTEADGLAFFTDQVFPEIRAGRRKLLIAMLDGETAGSVQLIIALPPNQPHRCEVAKMMVSPAARRKGIGAALMRALDAQARAAGKTLITLDTRTGDAAEPLYRAAGFVSAGVIPGFALDPDGTALHATTYMYKAL
- a CDS encoding Lrp/AsnC family transcriptional regulator — encoded protein: MHQIDDMDVRILSQLQRDGTLSVDALSERVNLSRNACWRRVKLMEERGLIKDRVAILDAEAAGCGLSVFIFVRAASHDADWLKTFRDAVGAFPEIVGVYRTSGDLDYVLRARVSDVKAYDRLYQRLIAKVQLADVSASFVMEEIKETTAIPLSALGRGATA
- a CDS encoding XRE family transcriptional regulator, producing MALNDRLAERIKQVRIARSWSLQDLADKSAVSRSTLSRIENAEVSPTAETLGSLSSAFQMSISQLLAPVETPFAAIVRSNEQAMWEDPDNGFVRRLVSPPSGGLSAEVVRCDLAPDQKISYETPSVNGHEHHLVMLSGVLAVTLGDETHVLEAGDCLRYQLHGASRFQTGDQPASYLIVLV
- a CDS encoding GNAT family N-acetyltransferase, producing MIREFESRDTDAVVAIWRKASELAHPFLTGEFLDTEADALRNVYLAHAKTQVLEMDGRVVGFIAMAGNEVAGLFLDPAYHRRGLGKALVDKIASEEGTLTVDVFKHNAIGRRFYDGYGFQPVGEYVHEASGQVTLRMKLEG
- a CDS encoding NAD(P)H-dependent oxidoreductase encodes the protein MPLSSKQSRLCAENTIDFSGLSALFINTSLKRKSGDSHTRLLLGVSGDMMERAGVAVEHIHMLDHTIPPGVQPDLTEQGWDRDDWPMLWDKVKAADILVVGTPLWLGEESSVCRVLIERLYGMSGLLNDKGQSIYYGKVAGSVITGNEDGIKHAAMTISYALSHLGYTIPPQADCGWIGEAGPGPSYGDEKDDGGRVGFDNDFTQRNTTIMTWNLMHLARLLKAAGGYDNHGNDRNAWKAGCHFGFENPEYRS
- a CDS encoding DUF6789 family protein gives rise to the protein MNNITSGLLAGFVATVVLSVLMAGKSMMGVMPELDVIAMLSGMMGASLAVGWIAHFVIGTVVWGAGFSILYDMIPGGSAIQKGIVFGIADWLLMMILIMPMAGAGFFGMSLGIMAPVMTLVLHIIFGAVLGGVYAARTRTASV